In Anopheles gambiae chromosome 2, idAnoGambNW_F1_1, whole genome shotgun sequence, a single window of DNA contains:
- the LOC133391278 gene encoding optineurin-like, with product MASKHILERAETALELAQEFLLESEDEMFDEDDIDEEEENESETCDKKENEETTPVEGETADDEEKGRKGNANGKEKDSTTEPKSKKSSKGMGKKLKSLMGVVMQPLGSKVNWKIDFNLGVNASNQKDKSENKVDSKIEKAGTPHNPKKSGQLSENDKKIASLENENKRLEKIAHKFLDECIRLKTRVGELSEVEAQLTAVKADNERLKAELLDQQKLRQSLTENLATQTEEHRKEVKRLDEELRTAKTDFTKLKCKSQEQEQELLRSRKELEALSKQHVNLKKEKDCKAEQYLLEATKLNESLQQTETEKSELNLLLEKLKADLQIAHEHNTNANTQNAQLQQKMRAMENDKNMLGLQYEASNAKVSELRRAIHVLESNAFTTTTAQTLSDGSFSCPICGAQFTSLANMQLHAEDCNA from the exons ATTGATGAGGAGGAAGAAAACGAGAGCGAAACTTGTGATAAGaaggaaaatgaagaaacTACCCCAGTGGAAGGTGAAACTGCAGATGACGAAGAAAAGGGACGTAAAGGCAATGCAAATGGCAAAGAAAAAGACTCAACTACG GAGCCTAAAAGCAAGAAATCGTCCAAAGGTATGGGCAAAAAGTTGAAAAGTTTGATGGGCGTAGTAATGCAACCACTTG GTTCAAAGGTGAACTGGAAAATAGATTTCAACTTGGGAGTAAATGCATCAAACCAGAAGGACAAAAGCGAGAACAAAGTGGATTCTAAAATCGAGAAAGCCGGTACACCACACAATCCAAAGAAGAGTGGACAGTTGTctgaaaatgataaaaagatCGCAAGC CtggaaaacgaaaataaacgaTTGGAAAAGATTGCACATAAATTTCTTGACG AGTGTATTCGACTAAAAACAAGAGTCGGAGAGCTTTCAGAG GTGGAAGCACAACTTACGGCGGTAAAAGCTGATAACGAGCGGCTCAAAGCAG AATTGCTCGATCAGCAAAAACTTCGCCAAAGCTTGACAGAAAACTTAGCAACCCAAACTGAAGAACATCGGAAGGAAGTCAAACGACTTGATGAAGAGCTTAGAACGGCTAAGACCGACTTCACAAAG CTAAAATGCAAAAGCCAAGAACAAGAGCAGGAACTACTTCGCTCGAGAAAAG AACTGGAAGCACTTTCAAAACAGCATGTGAATCTTAAGAAAGAGAAGGATTGTAAAGCGGAGCAGTATCTTTTAGAAGCGACGAAGCTCAATGAAAGCTTACAACAGACAGAAACGGAAAAAAGTGAGCTGAATTTGCTCCTTGAAAAG CTTAAAGCTGATTTGCAAATTGCACATGAGCACaacacaaacgcaaacacacaaaacgcgCAATTGCAGCAGAAGATGAGAGCGatggaaaatgataaaaacatGTTAGGGTTACAGTATGAAGCTTCCAACGCTAAAGTGTCTGAGCTGCGTCGTGCGATACATGT tttggaATCAAACGCTTTTACAACGACTACGGCACAAACGTTGAGTGATGGTTCGTTCTCTTGCCCCATATGCGGAGCCCAGTTCACCAGTTTGGCCAATATGCAGCTCCATGCAGAGGATTGTAATGCATAA